AATTCAGCAGCTCGCTCTTTTCTGACTTTGTGTATTTCTTACGCTTTTGTGTTTTTGTTGTTCCCATGACAACACCCCCTTTAGGAGGTATTATCTCATTTCGAAGTTCGTTTGACTATGTGGGTGTTATTTGACGCTTACAAATGATCGTGGCAGAACAAAGCAAATTTCTGATCGATAAACGATAAACTGGGTAAAATTGAAAATTCATAATATAATTAATATTATATATAGAAAGATATTACTAAATATTAGTTTACAAATCGTTTTCGTAGGCGTATAATAGATTTATCTTGTAGGTATTGGTATTTAACGAAAGGAGTCAAATCATGAGCATGATTAAGATGAAAGATGGCACGCAAATTTATTACAAGGATTGGGGGAAGGGGCAACCCGTGGTGTTCAGCCATGGTTGGCCGCTCAACTCAGACAGTTGGGAAGCGAGTATGATGTTCCTGGCTTCTCAGGGTTATCGCTGTATTGCGCATGACCGCCGCGGACACGGACGTTCGGATCAGCCTTGGCAGGGCAATGATATGGATACTTATGCGGATGATCTCTCACAGTTGATGGAAGCGCTTGATCTGAAGGCTGCTGTTCTGATTGGTTTCTCCGCAGGTGGCGGCGAAATTAGCCGCTATATTGGCCGTTATGGCAGCAAGCGTCTGGCAAAAGCCGCACTGATTTCGGCTGTGCCGCCTTTGATGCTGAAAACAGCAGGTAACCCCGCAGGTTTGCCGATGCAGGTATTTGATCAAATCCGTCTTGACTCTGTCACCGACCGTTCGCAGTTTTATCAAGATCTTGCCGGCGGACCATTCTTCGGAGCCAACAGACCAGGCGCCAAGGTCAGCCAGGGGATGATTGATTCTTTCTGGCTGCAAGGTATGAGCGCCGGCCACAAGAATACCTACGATTGCATTAAGGCGTTTTCTGAAACGGATTTCACCGAAGACCTGAAAAAAATCGACATACCCACGCTGATTATTCACGGCGATGATGATCAAATCGTTCCAATTGGCGCAGCGGCGCTCGCATCTGCGAAACTAGTCAAAAACGCGGAACTGAAAATATATAAAGGCGCACCACACGGACTCACTTATACAGAGAACGACCGGCTTAACTCTGACCTGCTCACTTTTCTGAAGCTTTGATGCTGACATGACATCGTGAGGAGAATGAAGATGGATGATAAGAATAGGAGTAAAAATCTCGGAACCAACGTACAGGATTCTGCTTTTGCCAAAGAGTCAGCGTTAGCAGAACGCGCGGAACTGCATCAGATTTCCGGCGGCAATCACCCCGCTCTTACTACAGACAAGGCGTCAAGATTTCTGACAATCAGAACTCACTGAGAGCCAATCCGCATGGTCCCACATTGTTAGAGGATTTCATCCTTCGCGAAAAAATCACG
The sequence above is drawn from the Negativicutes bacterium genome and encodes:
- a CDS encoding alpha/beta hydrolase, which produces MSMIKMKDGTQIYYKDWGKGQPVVFSHGWPLNSDSWEASMMFLASQGYRCIAHDRRGHGRSDQPWQGNDMDTYADDLSQLMEALDLKAAVLIGFSAGGGEISRYIGRYGSKRLAKAALISAVPPLMLKTAGNPAGLPMQVFDQIRLDSVTDRSQFYQDLAGGPFFGANRPGAKVSQGMIDSFWLQGMSAGHKNTYDCIKAFSETDFTEDLKKIDIPTLIIHGDDDQIVPIGAAALASAKLVKNAELKIYKGAPHGLTYTENDRLNSDLLTFLKL